DNA sequence from the Streptomyces tsukubensis genome:
CTCACCTACGACGACCTGCCCGCCGCCGTGAAGCACTACGGGCTGGAGATCAAAGACACCCCCGCCCTCGCCCACGGCAAGGTCCGCCACCACGGCGAACCCGTCGCCCTGGTCGCCGCCGACCACCCCGAGACCGCCCGCCGGGCCGCCGCGAAGATCCGTGTCGACTACGCCGAACTGCCCGTCGTCACCGACGAGGCCTCCGCCACCGCGCCCGGCGCCGTACTCCTCCACGAACACCGCACCGACCACCACAGCGGTCGGGTCCCGCACCCCAACATCGTCCACCGGCAGCCGATCGTCCGCGGCGACGCCGCGGCCGCCGCCCGCCGCGCCGATGTGATCGTCACCGGCGAATACGTCTTCGGCATGCAGGACCAGGCCTTCCTGGGACCCGAATCGGGGCTGGCGGTCCCGGCCGACGACGGCGGGGTCGACCTCTATGTGGCCACCCAGTGGCTCCACTCCGACCGCGGCCAGATCGCCCCCGTCCTCGGACTGCCCGAGGAGAAGGTACGGATGACCCTCTCCGGCGTCGGCGGCGCCTTCGGCGGACGCGAGGACCTGTCGATGCAGATCCACGCCTGTCTGCTCGCCCTGCGGACCGGAAAACCGGTCAAAATGGTCTACAACCGCTTCGAGTCCTTCTTCGGGCACGTCCACCGCCACCCGGCCAGGCTCCACTACGAACACGGCGCCACCCGCGACGGAAAGCTCACCCACGTCCGCTGCCGGATCGTCCTCGACGGCGGCGCCTACGCCTCCTCCTCCCCGGCCGTCGTCGGCAACGCGGCGTCCCTCGGCATCGGCCCCTATGTCGTCGACGACGTCGACATCGAAGTGTTCGCCCTCTACACCAACAACCCGCCGTGCGGGGCCATGCGCGGCTTCGGCGCCGTCCAGGCCTGCTTCGCCTACGAGGCCCAGATGGACAAGCTGGCCGCCGCCCTCGGCACGGACCCCGTCGAACTGCGGCGGCTCAACGCCATGGCCCAGGGCGCCACCATGCCCACCGGACAGACCGTCGACTCCCCGGCGCCGGTCGCCGAACTGCTGCGCCGGGTCAAGGCCCTGCCCCTGCCCCCGGAACGGCAGTGGGAGGTCGCGGGCGGCGGCCCCGATGTGCGCGCCCTGCCCGGCGGACTGTCCAACACCACCCACGGCGAAGGCGTGGTCCGGGGCGTCGGCTACGCCGTCGGCATCAAGAACGTCGGCTTCTCCGAGGGCTTCGACGACTACTCGACCGCCCGGGTCCGGATGGAGGTCGTGGGCGGCGTCGCGGTGGCGACCGTCCACACCGCGATGGCGGAGGTCGGCCAGGGCGGGGTCACCGTCCACGCCCAGATCGCCCGGACCGAACTCGGTGTCGCCCAGGTCACCGTCCAGCCCGCCGACACCCGCGTCGGCTCGGCCGGCTCCACCTCCGCCTCCCGCCAGACGTATGTCACCGGCGGAGCCGTCAAAGCCGCCTGCGAAACCGTCCGCGAGCGGGTCCTCGACCTCGGCCGCCGCCGGCTGGGCAGCCGACACCCGGCCTGGGCGACCGCCGGACTCCGGCTGGAGGACGGCAGGGTGGTCACCGACGGCGGCGAGGTGCTCGCCGACCTCACCGACGTCCTGGAGGACGACGCCGTCGAGGTCGAACAGGAGTGGCGGCACCGGCCCACCCAGGCCTTCGACCCCGTCACCGGACAGGGCAACGGACACGTCCAGTACTCCTTCGCCGCCCACCGGGCCGTCGTCGAGGTCGACACCGAACTCGGCCTGGTCAAGGTCGTCGAACTGGCCTGCGCCCAGGACGTCGGAAAGGCACTCAACCCGCTCTCCGTCGTCGGCCAGATCCACGGCGGCTCCACCCAGGGCCTTGGTATGGCCGTCATGGAGGAGATCCTCGTCGACCCCGTCACCGCCAAGGTCCGCAACCCGTCCTTCACCGACTATCTGATCCCCACCATCCTCGACACGCCCACCATGCCCGTCGACGTCCTCGAACTCGCCGACGAGCACGCGCCGTACGGACTCCGCGGCGTCGGCGAGGCGCCCACCCTGTCCTCCACACCCGCGGTGCTGGCCGCGATCCGCGCCGCCACCGGCCTGGAGCTGAACCGCACCCCCGTCCGCCCGGAACACCTCACCGGGACGACACAGACCGGGCTCCGGTACGGCTGACGACGGTACGGACGGGAACCCCACGCAACCGTCGCCGTACCCCACCCGTACCGGAGCCCAGCCCCCGGCGAACCGGCCAACCGGCGAACCGGAGCATCGGAGAGAGGAGCGCCCGCCGTGCTCGACATCGCCGAACAACTGCACCTGTGGTCCCGGCAGGGCCGGAAGTACGCCGTCGCGACCGTCGTGTCCGTCAGCGGCAGCGCGCCCCGGCAGCCCGGCGCCGCCCTCGCCGTCGACACCGCCGGTACGGCCGTCGGCTCCGTCTCCGGCGGCTGCGTCGAAGGCGCGGTCTACGAGCTGTGCGTCCGCGCCCTGCACGAAGGACGCGCCCTGCGGGAACGCTTCGGCTACAGCGACGACGATGCCTTCGCCACCGGCCTGAGCTGCGGCGGAGAGCTGGAAGTCCTGGTCACCCCGGTCGGCCCCGAAGGACCCGAGACCGAAGCCGTCGCCCGCGCCGCGCGCGGCGAGGCCACCGCCCTCGTCCGGATCGCCGACGGACCCGAGGGCCTCATCGGCCGCGCCCTGCTCGTCACCCCCGGCGGCGCCTACCGCGGCACCCTCGGCGGCGGTACGGAGTTCGACCGCACCGCCGCCGCCGAAGCCGGGGCCCTGCTGGCGGCGGGCCGTACCGGCACCGTCCCCGTCGGACGGGACGGCAGCCGCTGCGGCAGCCCGCTCACCCTCCTCGTCGAGTCCAGCGCCCCACCCCCACGCATGATCGTCTTCGGGGCGATCGACTTCGCCGCAGCGCTGGTGCGCCTGGGTAAATTCCTCGGCCACCACGTCACCGTCTGCGACGCCCGGCCGGTCTTCGCCACCGCCGAACGCTTCCCCGACGCCGACGAGGTCGTCGTCGACTGGCCGCACCGCTACCTCCGGTCCACGGCGACCGACACCCGGACGGTGCTGTGCGTCCTCACCCACGACGCCAAGTTCGACATACCCCTGCTGGTCCACGCCCTGCGGCTGCCCGTCGCCTATATCGGCGCGATGGGCTCCCGCCGCACCCATCGCGACCGGGAGCGGCGGCTCCGCGCGGCCGGGGTGACGGAGCGCCAGCTGGCCGCCCTGCACAGCCCCATCGGGCTCGACCTCGGGGCGCGCACCCCCGAGGAGACCGCGCTGTCGATCGCCGCCGAGATCGTGGCCCGCCGCCGGGGCGGCAGCGGAGCGCCGCTGACCGGGGCGGACACCCCGATCCACCACGACGCGCCGAGGCCCGGCCGGATCGGCTCCGTCGCCTGACCGGCCGGGGCGCGAGCCTCGTCGCCGGAGGCCGTGTCGTCAGAATCCTGCCTGGCCCGCGACGCCCGGCACGCACACTCTCCCCCTGTGCCCTTCGGGCACGGGTGGAGGTTCACCCTCTGGGCTACCGCCCCCCGGCTTCGCCAGGGGGGACCTCCACCGCCTTGCGATGGCACGCACCTGGAGGGCCTCCCCCGTAGCCCTTCGGGCCCGGGGGCACCCCCACCAGCCGCAGGGCTGCGGGAGTTGCAGGCCCCCGCCCTACGGGCAGACGACGCTATGTGTCGGACACGGCCTACGGGCCGCTCGGCTCAGCCGCGGCGGCGGGCCACCACCAGCCGGCAGTTCGGACTGCCGTCGGGCCGCCGGCCCAGCTCCTCCAGAGCCCGCAGCTCCACCGCGAACCCGGCCCGCTCCAGATCCGCCCGCACCGGACCCAGCGGGAAGGTGCGGTAGTACATGACGAACGGCGGCCGCCACACGGCGTTCCGCACCCGCATCGCCGCGTCGAAGCCCCACAGCGTCCAGTACGGCAGCGAGCCCACCGGCGGCGGCGCCGGCAGCGGGAAGGCGAACACCCCGCCCGGCCGCAGGGCCCGGCACACCCCGGCGAAGAGCGCCGGACGCTCCTCGGGCAGGAAATGTCCGAACGCCCCGAAACTCACCGCCAGATCGAAGCCCGCCGCGAACGGCAGCGCCCGGGCGTCGGCCCGTACCCACTCCACCGCGGGCGCCGCGGCCGGATCCGGCCCCGGCGCATGGGCCGCCCGGGCCCGGTCCAGCATGCCCCCGCTGAAGTCCACGCCGACGACCCGTTCCTCACACAGCCTGCGCAGCACCCCTACGCCCGCACCCGTACCGGTGCAGACGTCCAGACCGGTACCGAACGGACCGAGTGGACGGACGGCCGCGACGAACGGATCGAGGAAACGGCCGGGCGTACGGAACGGGGTCTCGTCGAACTTCGGGGCCAGCAGGTCGTAACCGCGCTCCACCGAGGAGAGCGCCTGGACGGCCAGTTCGCGCAGCGTGGGTCCGGATGAGGTGAACACCGTCCTCACCCTACGTCCCCGGCCCGAAGTTCCGTTGAACCGATTCCCGGTCCCGTACGTACTACCGGTGAGGCCGCCGGAGCGCGGTGGAGTCGGGCGCGCGGCGAACGGATCCCTGTGGGGTGCATTCCGGCCGGATCCCCGACGACCGGGTGAGTAAACGGTAAGCAAATGCGAACATCGGAGCAGGGGCGGCAGCTACCTTCGCCCCCAACAGCCCGAGGAGGCCGACCCGAGGAGTGCGACGCGTCCCCCGAGCCCGAGGTGTGCGGCACGTCCGGCCCTCCTGATCCGGCCCGGTCGCCCGCGTCCCTCCGTACGACACCGTATTCCCGGCCCCTCCGCATCCCCGTCCGCCATTCCCCGACGAAAAATCCTCCATGGTGTGTCACATGCCGATCCGCAACATCGCCCCCGTCCGCATTCCCGTACGGATTTCCCTTCCCGGCACGGGAATTCGACGAAGAGGTACCGTCGGGGTCGCCCATTCCTCGATGGTCACGCCCGCCCCGGGAACCCCGGTGGACCCGGCCGCGACGCGTGTCCCGCGGACCATTGGCGCCGGTGCTCCGTCCGGTCGTATGGTTCGGTAACGCCGGATGTTCGGGCGGCGAAACCCATGGCCGACAACAGGAACAGAGATGACCGACGAGCCTCGGATTCCGGCACTGCTGGGCAGGCCCGAGCGCATGTGGCAACGCGCCGTCGTGCTCGTACTGATCGCTGTCACCAGAACGACCAGACCCGTATTCCGGCTCGGTGACCGGGAACTGTCCTGCGCGCATTCCAACGGCGGCTGGACCCTGGCCCTGCTCTCGGACGGAAAGGCCGTGTTCTACGGTCAGGACGTCGACTGCAGCGACACCACCTATGTCGGCGACAAGCCCGTCGACCTGCTGGCCGACGCGCCCGACTGGCTGCCCCACCAGAAGCTGCGCGAACTCAACGACGGCTACGACCTCGGCTATCTGTACTGGTGGGAGGAGGGCCGCTGGCAGCGCGCCCCCTATCCCGAGTACGTCGACGACGACGGCCTCGCGGCCTCCTGCGACGGCTACGCGGGCATCTTCGACGACCGCTCCCTGGCCGACAGCTTCGCGGACGCGGGCTACCGGGACCCCGCGGCGGCCGAGCGGTTCGTCGCCCGGGTGGCCGCGGGCACGGTCAACGCCGACGTCCTGGAGGAGCTGATCGACTCCGCCTCCGAACCGGGTCCGCTGCCCCGTGAGTCGCGGGTGCCCAATGCCCTGGAGTGGGCGGCCCGTCTCGGCGTCGCGGAACGGCCGGGGGCCGGGCACCCGCGCTGACGGGCCGCCGGAGTGCGGGCCCGGCTCAGCCCGCGTGGACGAGCTGGTCCGCGAGCTTCGCCAGCCGCCGGACCGTACGCTCCCCGGTCGCGCCCGGCGCGGGTTCGGCCCGCAGGTCCCGGTCGTAGTAGGCGCCGTTGACGACGGCTGTCGCCGGGTCGCAGAGCCGCACCACATGGGCGGCGCCCTCGGCGGGCGGGGCACCCCGGTACGCGTACAGCGGCAGCAGCTCCGTCGAACAGACGCCGGGGTGCACCGAGACCGCGGTGATCCGGGGGTCGGCGGCGAAGGCGGTGAGGGCGAGCTGGGACTGGGCGTAGGCGGCGATCCGGGAGTAGCGGCGGGCCCGCTGCGGGTCGGTCCACTGGATGGACCCGCTGCGGTGCAACGAGGACGACACGTTCACGACCCGGCCCGCCGGAGCGGCGAGCAGCGCCGGGGCCAGCAGATCGGTCAGCAGATAGTGGGCGAGGAAGTTGACTTGGAACGCGATCTCGTTGCCGTCCCGGGTGAGCGTATGACGTTCGGGAGCGGCGAGACCGGCGTTGTTCACGAGGACGTCGACCCGCGGATGGGCCGCCAGGACGCGGGACGCCATCACCGTCACCTCCGCCAGCCCGGTGAAGTCCGCCGCGTACGGGTGCAGCCGGGTTCCGTCGGCGCCGCCGGTGGCGATCAGCGCGTCCGCCGCCGTCCGCGCCTCGTCGGCGGTACGCCCGTGCAGCAGCACGGTCGCTCCGCGTTCGGTGAGCAGCCGGGCGGTCTCCAGGCCGATACCGGAGGTCGCACCGGTCACCAGGACGGTCAGGGACGAGAGGTCGGAGCCGGACATGGTCCATCCAAGAGGAAGAAGTGACGGGAAGAGGTGAGCGGGGGCCGGGCCATGGCGGCGGACGCCCGGCCGGGGGCGCCGGAACGGGACTCGCGGCGCCCCCGGAGGGCGGTTCGGCCGCCGAACGGCCCTGGCCGCGCGCCGTCAGGCGACGCGCGGGGGGAGGGCGGCGGACGGCTCCCGGCAGCGACGCGGCAGGGACCGGTGCTCCTGACGAGGCGGCCGGCCGAGGAGGAACCACGCGCTGTTCACGATCTCCATCGAAGTGGGGGGAGGTGGCCGGGACAAGAAGGCGCACGGTTCTCTGACGCGCCCTTGCCGCCGTCCTGACGCCCCTTTGACGAGAGGGGACGGCGCGCTGACGGCACAATTCGGCGGCAGCGGATTTTGGTTGTCCGTTCAAATTTCTGGAGTGCGCCGGAAGGTCGGCGGCGGGGAATGGAAACTCCGGGGCAATTCCTCCCGCCGGTACCCCGGGCGGCCGTGCCGTTCCGGTGAGGTCGGTCACTGCCGTGAGTGCCGGGAAGTCCGCTCGGCCGGTGCACGGAGGCAAAGAGTCCGGCCGGACAGGGTGTTCGCCGGACCGGAATGCAAAACAGCGGACGGCCTTCCGCTGTCCGGTGAGCCGTCGTCCGGGCGCGGGGGAGCGCCGGTTCCGGAAGCACCGCGCGGGGCCGGCGGACATGACGGAATCCGGGGCCGTCCGGCCGGGGGAGTGGACGCCGGGATTCGCGGCCGGGAAGCCCGCGGCCGGTGCCTACGGCGGATGTCGGCCGGACGACGGCTGTCGCACCCGCGGCCTCAGTCGCGTGTGGAACCCCCCGGCACCAGCGCGCACGGCACCGAGACCGGCTCCGGCGCACGGCCGTTCAGCAGGTCGATCAGCATGCCCGCGCAGAGCGCCCCGATCCGGCGCGGAGAGAGCGTCAGCAGGGTCAGGGCCGGGCGGGCGCCCGGCTCCGCGTCCCCCGCCGCGGTCACCTGGAGACCGCCCGGAACGGCGATGCCCAGCTCCGCCGCGGCCGCCAGCAGGGCCTCCCCGTAGGTCTCGTTGAGCGCATGGACGCCGTCGGGCCGGTCGCCGCAGGTGAGCAGCCGCCGGGCCGCGTCCCGCGCGGGCTCCCCGTCGCGCACCCGCTCGATACGCGCGGGCAGCCCCCGTCCGGCGCACCAACGCGCGTAGGCCTGCTCGCTGTCGAGGGTGTACGAGTCCAGTTCGGGACCGGTCAGCAGCCCCGTGCGGCGGGCCCCGCGGCCGTACAGATGCTCCATGGCCAGCGGCAGGCCGGCCGTCATATCGCTGTGCACATAGGGGATCCGGGCATGCCCGGGGTCGAGCGGCCGGCCGTCGGTGACGAGGGCGAGCCCGCGCCGTACCGCCTCGGCGATCACGGGATCGCCCGCCACCGGGTCGACGACGATCAGCCCGTCCATCGGGATCCGGGTCCAGAGATCGGTGCCGGGCCTGGCCGGGACCACCACCAGGGCGTAGTCGCGGTCGACCGCCTCCACCATGGCACCGGCGGTCAGCGACGCGTAGTACGGGCGGTAGGTCCGCTCCCAGGCCTCGGCGCTCTGATGCCCGGCGGCCAGTCCGACGATGCCGGTACGGCCACTGAGCAGCACCTGAGCCGCGGGGTTGGGCCGGTAGCCGAGTTCGTCGGCGATCTCCCGCACCCGCTCCCGGCTGCGGGCGCTGACCTTGCCCTTGCCGTTGAGGGCGTGCGAGACGGTGGTGATGGAGAGCCCCGCGGCGCGGGCGACGTCCTTGATGCCGACCGAGCGCGCGGTCTCCGGAACGTGGTGCGGTCCGGCCGGTCCGGGCATCGCGTATCCCCTCCTGCTGATCGGTGGTGCGGTCCGCCCGCCCGGCCGGTTCACGGCCGTGGGGCGGACCCGGCGTCCTCGGCAGTCAATCTTCGGGCACCCCTTGACTGCCAAAACCTTTTGGTTGAGCATATCGGCCAGCTCTATCGCTCAAAAGGTTTTGGTTCGCACCGCTCCCGGCCGTGGGTCCGGATCCGGGCGGGCTTTCTCCACCGGGGCTCCGTCCCCGGCGGAGGGCCCGCCTGAACCGGACTTCGGCGAACCCCGCGAGGAGCGCACCAAGGCGTTCCTCCAGCAGACTGCGGAGGCAGGACGACTGTGACCACATCGCAGGTCACCCCGCGGATCCTGGTGATCCAGCACGAGGACGGCACCGGCCCCGGCCTGGTGGGAGAGGAACTGACGGCGGCCGGGCTCGCGCTGCACCCGGTCCATCCCTGGGACGGGGACGAGCTGCCCGCGTCCCTCGACGGCTGTGCCGGACTGCTGGTGCTGGGCGGCGCGGCCAACGCGGACGACGAGGAGGCCCTGCCCTGGCTGCCCGCCGTGCGGGTCCTCGTCCGCGAGGCCGTCGACTCCTCGGTACCGCTGCTCGGGATATGCCTCGGCGGCCAGATCATGGCCTCCGCGCTCGGCGGCTCGGTCCGGGTCCGCGACCGGGGTCCCGAGGTGGGTGCCGTACCGCTGCGCAGGCTGCCCGCGGCCGACGGGGACCCGCTCTTCGGCTCCGTACCCGACGGGGCCCGGGCCGCCCAGTGGCACTGGGACGAGATAGGCGCCCTGCCCCCGGGCGCCGTTCCGCTGCTGACCGGTGACGACTGCCTCCACCAGGCCTTCCGGGTCGGTCCGCGGGCCTGGGGAGTGCAGTTCCACCCCGAGGTACTCGGCGACGCGGTCGCGGACTGGTCGCTCTCCGACGGCCCGGCGGTCGCCCGGGCGGGCGGTGACCCCGGCGCGGCCGTCGCCTCGGTCCGGGCCGCGGAGGCGGAGCTCCGCACGGTGTGGTCGCGGACGGCCAGGGCCTGGGCGGACGTGGCGCTCGCCGCCGGCCCCGGGGCCCGGCGGGATCCCTGAGGACCCCGGGGGGCCCTCGGCGGGAGGTGCCCGTCAGGGTTCCGGCGGGCCGTCGATCAGCCTGCCCCCGGCGTCGTACACCCAGGGGTTCGCCGTGCAGCCCTTCAACCCCTTTATCTGCTGCATCATCGCCGGGGCCGGGCGGCCCCGGCCCGGGCAGCCTCGGTGGCCGTGGCCCAGGACATGACCGGCCTCGTGGTTGATGATCAGGGCGTGGTAGTCGTCCGGCCGGCCGAGGTACTGGGGGCTGAGCTCTATCCACCGGCGGACGTTGACCACCAGATGCGGGGCGCCGGCACAGTTGACCTGCCCCCTGGTCTTCAGACCCCACTGGCCGCAGAGGCGGTCGGTGGTGCCGGGGGAGACGATGTGGATCAGCATGTCGTACGGGGGCGATCCGACCCGCTGGAAGGAGGCGGCGCCCTGCCGGGTCCAGCCGCGGGGGTCGCGGAGGATGCCGTCGATCTCGGCGGCGACGTCGTCGACGTCCAGCCCCGTGCCGTGCTCCAGTTTCACCCCGTACCGGACGAGCCGCCCCTTGGTGCCCGCCCGGGGCCCGGTGCCCTTGGCCCAGGTGTACGTTCCGGGCCCGTTGACCGCATAGCGGATCCGCTCGGCCGGCCGGTCCTCGCCGCGCGAGCGCGTTTCGCCGGAGGCCGCGACGGAGGCGGAGGCGCGCGGCGGGGGAGCGGACGCGGTGCGCGCGGGTCCGCCATCCACCGCCGGGGGCGCGGCCCGGTCCTCCGTCGGTTCGTCGGCCGGCAGCAGGGTGAGACCGGCCCAGCCCACCGCGGCCGTACAGAGGATCAGCAGCAGTACCCGGAGCGCCGTCGCGGTGGACGAGCGGCGGCCCCGCCGGGCCCGCCGGCCGCCCCGGGGCGCCGTCGCGGTGGAGGAGCGGCGGCGGCCGGGACGGGAAGCGGTCGTGAGCCGGCGGTCAGCCATGGGAGTTCAGCCTTCGTCGGGGACGTTCGGAGCGGGCCGGATCCGTCCGTACGGCGCCCGCCGGACCGCTGCGACCCCGGCCGGTGCCCGATGCGGCGGAAGCGCCGCGGCCCTGCTCTCCGGTCGGTGTACGGCGCCGGGCGGCGGTCACGGCCCGCGCACAGTCCACGCGAAGAAGCGTGCGATCACGGTGAGCGTATCCGCTCACCTGCTTTTCACATCGGACGCGGATACTTGATCCGGACCAACGCGGTGAGGAACGGTGGGAACGCATGAGGGTGCTGGTGGTCGAGGACGAGGAGCTGCTCGCCGGGGCGATGGCCGAGGGGCTGCGCGACGAAGGGCTGGCGGTCGACGTCGTCCACGACGGGGAGGCCGCACTGGAGAACCTGGCGGTGCACGCGTACGACGTGATGGTGCTCGACCGGGACCTCCCCCTGGTCCACGGTGACGAGGTGCTCCGCCGTACCGTCGCGTCCGGCGCGGAGGTACGGGTGCTGATGCTGACGGTCTCCACCACCGTCGCCGAACGGGTCGCGGGTCTCGGCCTGGGCGCCGACGACTATCTGACCAAGCCGTTCGCGTTCGCCGAACTCGTCGCCCGGATCCGGGCGCTGGGCCGCCGCTCGCGGCCCGCCGTACCGCCCGTACTGGAGCGGGCCGGCATCAGACTCGACCCGCATCTGCGGCAGACCACCCGCGACGGCCGGTACATCGCCCTGTCCCGCAAGGAGTTCGCGGTGCTGGAGGAGCTGCTCCGCGCCGACGGCGC
Encoded proteins:
- a CDS encoding xanthine dehydrogenase family protein molybdopterin-binding subunit, which gives rise to MTATGAPTGLTQGSRTRGGIGESTLRPDGILKVTGEFAYASDMWHEDMIWGHTLRSTTAHAEIRSIDTAEALATPGVYAVLTYDDLPAAVKHYGLEIKDTPALAHGKVRHHGEPVALVAADHPETARRAAAKIRVDYAELPVVTDEASATAPGAVLLHEHRTDHHSGRVPHPNIVHRQPIVRGDAAAAARRADVIVTGEYVFGMQDQAFLGPESGLAVPADDGGVDLYVATQWLHSDRGQIAPVLGLPEEKVRMTLSGVGGAFGGREDLSMQIHACLLALRTGKPVKMVYNRFESFFGHVHRHPARLHYEHGATRDGKLTHVRCRIVLDGGAYASSSPAVVGNAASLGIGPYVVDDVDIEVFALYTNNPPCGAMRGFGAVQACFAYEAQMDKLAAALGTDPVELRRLNAMAQGATMPTGQTVDSPAPVAELLRRVKALPLPPERQWEVAGGGPDVRALPGGLSNTTHGEGVVRGVGYAVGIKNVGFSEGFDDYSTARVRMEVVGGVAVATVHTAMAEVGQGGVTVHAQIARTELGVAQVTVQPADTRVGSAGSTSASRQTYVTGGAVKAACETVRERVLDLGRRRLGSRHPAWATAGLRLEDGRVVTDGGEVLADLTDVLEDDAVEVEQEWRHRPTQAFDPVTGQGNGHVQYSFAAHRAVVEVDTELGLVKVVELACAQDVGKALNPLSVVGQIHGGSTQGLGMAVMEEILVDPVTAKVRNPSFTDYLIPTILDTPTMPVDVLELADEHAPYGLRGVGEAPTLSSTPAVLAAIRAATGLELNRTPVRPEHLTGTTQTGLRYG
- a CDS encoding XdhC family protein produces the protein MLDIAEQLHLWSRQGRKYAVATVVSVSGSAPRQPGAALAVDTAGTAVGSVSGGCVEGAVYELCVRALHEGRALRERFGYSDDDAFATGLSCGGELEVLVTPVGPEGPETEAVARAARGEATALVRIADGPEGLIGRALLVTPGGAYRGTLGGGTEFDRTAAAEAGALLAAGRTGTVPVGRDGSRCGSPLTLLVESSAPPPRMIVFGAIDFAAALVRLGKFLGHHVTVCDARPVFATAERFPDADEVVVDWPHRYLRSTATDTRTVLCVLTHDAKFDIPLLVHALRLPVAYIGAMGSRRTHRDRERRLRAAGVTERQLAALHSPIGLDLGARTPEETALSIAAEIVARRRGGSGAPLTGADTPIHHDAPRPGRIGSVA
- a CDS encoding class I SAM-dependent methyltransferase gives rise to the protein MFTSSGPTLRELAVQALSSVERGYDLLAPKFDETPFRTPGRFLDPFVAAVRPLGPFGTGLDVCTGTGAGVGVLRRLCEERVVGVDFSGGMLDRARAAHAPGPDPAAAPAVEWVRADARALPFAAGFDLAVSFGAFGHFLPEERPALFAGVCRALRPGGVFAFPLPAPPPVGSLPYWTLWGFDAAMRVRNAVWRPPFVMYYRTFPLGPVRADLERAGFAVELRALEELGRRPDGSPNCRLVVARRRG
- a CDS encoding SDR family NAD(P)-dependent oxidoreductase, coding for MSGSDLSSLTVLVTGATSGIGLETARLLTERGATVLLHGRTADEARTAADALIATGGADGTRLHPYAADFTGLAEVTVMASRVLAAHPRVDVLVNNAGLAAPERHTLTRDGNEIAFQVNFLAHYLLTDLLAPALLAAPAGRVVNVSSSLHRSGSIQWTDPQRARRYSRIAAYAQSQLALTAFAADPRITAVSVHPGVCSTELLPLYAYRGAPPAEGAAHVVRLCDPATAVVNGAYYDRDLRAEPAPGATGERTVRRLAKLADQLVHAG
- a CDS encoding LacI family DNA-binding transcriptional regulator, with amino-acid sequence MPGPAGPHHVPETARSVGIKDVARAAGLSITTVSHALNGKGKVSARSRERVREIADELGYRPNPAAQVLLSGRTGIVGLAAGHQSAEAWERTYRPYYASLTAGAMVEAVDRDYALVVVPARPGTDLWTRIPMDGLIVVDPVAGDPVIAEAVRRGLALVTDGRPLDPGHARIPYVHSDMTAGLPLAMEHLYGRGARRTGLLTGPELDSYTLDSEQAYARWCAGRGLPARIERVRDGEPARDAARRLLTCGDRPDGVHALNETYGEALLAAAAELGIAVPGGLQVTAAGDAEPGARPALTLLTLSPRRIGALCAGMLIDLLNGRAPEPVSVPCALVPGGSTRD
- a CDS encoding type 1 glutamine amidotransferase translates to MTTSQVTPRILVIQHEDGTGPGLVGEELTAAGLALHPVHPWDGDELPASLDGCAGLLVLGGAANADDEEALPWLPAVRVLVREAVDSSVPLLGICLGGQIMASALGGSVRVRDRGPEVGAVPLRRLPAADGDPLFGSVPDGARAAQWHWDEIGALPPGAVPLLTGDDCLHQAFRVGPRAWGVQFHPEVLGDAVADWSLSDGPAVARAGGDPGAAVASVRAAEAELRTVWSRTARAWADVALAAGPGARRDP
- a CDS encoding DUF3152 domain-containing protein encodes the protein MADRRLTTASRPGRRRSSTATAPRGGRRARRGRRSSTATALRVLLLILCTAAVGWAGLTLLPADEPTEDRAAPPAVDGGPARTASAPPPRASASVAASGETRSRGEDRPAERIRYAVNGPGTYTWAKGTGPRAGTKGRLVRYGVKLEHGTGLDVDDVAAEIDGILRDPRGWTRQGAASFQRVGSPPYDMLIHIVSPGTTDRLCGQWGLKTRGQVNCAGAPHLVVNVRRWIELSPQYLGRPDDYHALIINHEAGHVLGHGHRGCPGRGRPAPAMMQQIKGLKGCTANPWVYDAGGRLIDGPPEP
- a CDS encoding response regulator transcription factor, with translation MRVLVVEDEELLAGAMAEGLRDEGLAVDVVHDGEAALENLAVHAYDVMVLDRDLPLVHGDEVLRRTVASGAEVRVLMLTVSTTVAERVAGLGLGADDYLTKPFAFAELVARIRALGRRSRPAVPPVLERAGIRLDPHLRQTTRDGRYIALSRKEFAVLEELLRADGAPVSAEALLERAWDQNVDPFTTVVRVTMRSLRRKLGGDPVIETLTGVGYRIR